The proteins below are encoded in one region of Candidatus Tanganyikabacteria bacterium:
- a CDS encoding response regulator transcription factor, with protein HQATSSGTACNLQFNRSTGGRFRQATASTLGVTPKPFSLRELVARIKALLRRSKPAEADKAVKVYQHGDLLINLSEHRVMVGEREVELSPKEFKILAMLMGQPGRVFSREELLEQVWGLDFYGDTKTVDVHIRWLREKIEEDPSNPKYIQTVRGFGYRLGT; from the coding sequence TCATCAGGCGACCTCCTCTGGAACGGCGTGTAATCTGCAATTCAACCGTTCCACCGGAGGTCGCTTTCGTCAAGCCACGGCCTCAACTTTGGGAGTTACACCCAAACCGTTCAGCCTCCGGGAACTGGTCGCCCGCATCAAGGCCCTGCTACGCCGCAGCAAGCCGGCCGAGGCCGACAAGGCGGTCAAGGTCTACCAGCACGGGGACCTGCTGATCAACCTGTCCGAGCACCGCGTGATGGTCGGCGAACGCGAAGTCGAACTGTCCCCCAAGGAGTTCAAGATCCTGGCCATGCTGATGGGCCAGCCGGGCCGGGTGTTCTCGCGCGAGGAATTGCTCGAGCAGGTCTGGGGCCTGGACTTCTACGGCGACACCAAGACCGTCGACGTCCACATCCGCTGGCTCCGCGAGAAGATCGAAGAGGATCCGTCCAACCCCAAGTACATCCAGACGGTCCGCGGCTTCGGCTATCGCCTTGGCACCTGA